The genomic region GTTTTCCTCCACATGAAATGagggttttatgaagtcttcaacaacatgaaACATGAGAGTCaaatccaatgcttgaatcttgaccttattgtTACTCGTATGACATGGGCCTACATGGGGTTGGCTTTTTCTCTCAAAACTTTAAACAACCAAGGAGCCCAAAGCAAGGCCTTATTTGGGAGGAACAAAGGGTGGCGCCCTAGGTCTATtagggaccaaggcaccacaccctagtcctacccaatTTAGGGGCCAAGAGAAAGGGTTTGGATGATGCACAAGGTGAATATGAAGTCAAATCTACATAGTATGAGCAAAATCAGGTCCTCATTAGGCAATACCCATAACATATAATTTAATAGTAATAAAAACAATTGTCAATTTGATTTCAATAGAGTTATAACTCACATATTACATATCCTACTCAAATTTAGTCACAAATTCTAACACCCAAAATCATGGAGAAACTAATCTATAAAAAGTAATAGATGTATAAACTATTCATAATTAATCATAAATCATATCtgactataaaaaaaaaaaaactccttttAAGATCAATAATCTTCTCGATAGATGCTCGTGGCGTGTCTCATAATCCATTATAATATTTTAGCGTAACTTCCCTTGACTTTACCATCAATCATAAAATTTGTCATAGGAGGATTCTAGACACACAAGGCATCTCAAATctctttaaaatattatttaaatacatCTTACAATTACCAAGCATCAATTCAAAGTGGGACCTATCATTTTCTACATGAAgccatttaaaatataaaataaataattagattaTAGTGCTAAGAACTTACAAAAATTGAAATACCTTCACTCGAAACAATTTAACCTATCAAATAATTTTTCTATTGATAATTATCTATTTAAATTAATTCTTCAAATATTAAGACATAAACTACATGAAAGACTGTACTATTATAATTAGATTTGTACATTACTATGTTCTTTGGTAAGTTATAGTCTTCCCAAAATTCAAATAGATTTTAATATAAACATACCTAAAAGCGAGCATACCATCATCAAATGTCTTTGGTAAGTTATAATCTTctgaaaattaaataatttttaatataaatatacatCAAAGCAAGTATACCATCATCAAATTTAATcacatgatttttttttgaaagcaTTTAAAGTAAAAATGTAGAGGAAAaacattcatttaaaaattaatttcatttttttattttttttcatttttagctAATTTTTTGGAAGccaatttttatatatattttttcatagatTTGTTGTGCACATGATCTTTATCTTAAGAGTCAATAAGATtactttctctatttttattttatttttaaaattttatattcattttacattatttttttgaaatatagacatgcaaatttattcaaattaaaaaaataaatagactAATTAATTTAAGTCACATAAATTAAAATCCCTAATTATTatctttttttatttcaaataaatttaaaattgaaaaaaaacataATTTTTGCTTACAAATTATATCTATTATATTTATGACACAcaaaggtttatatatatatatatacttttatgaAGGCATTGCTAAAGTTTGTGGCCTTTTATGAAGGCATTCCCAAAGGTAGGTTGTGGCCTTTTATGAAGGCATTCCCAAAGGTTGTGGCCTTTGAATCTGGAGAAACTTTTTCAAAGTATAAAACAATGACTACAATTTAAGAACCCTTGAAGTAGAGCTTCATAtcttattttgaaaagaaagactTGATAATGGATTTTCTGCAGGAACTCCCTGAACAAATATTTCGAGATATATTATTGAGAGTGCCATATAAATCTCAGCGAAagattaaggagttgttggaaccTGCTAAAGAAATGATGGAATGTTCTCAATTTTATCAAGATAAAATTAAGTTTGGGCTGGCTAAAACATATGTATGCTTGCTCGAGGAAGCTGCGATAACTATATATGATCCAGTTGGTCAATCCAGTATAATGCGCAGTTGTATTCCCACTGGTTTTCATCTCGATAGGAAATCTCAGATTGTGTGTGCTAAACATAAGCTTGTTTTGTTGGGTTTGAAATTGAATCGAAATTATACTTCAACAATTTTGATATATGATTTATTATCTAATACATGGAAACAAGGTGCTCAAATTCCAACTGTGACAAATAGTTTTGCCTGTTGTGCCTCACCTGAGGGATCAATTTACGTTGCCGGAGGGTATGTAGGAGTGTATGCCGATTTTAGTTCTCCATCACGTAAAGCAGCAGTATATAAAGTAGATGAAGATGAGTGGGAGCTTCTTCCTGACATGCACCATGAAATTAGCTATTGTGGGGCTGTTTTTCTTGAAGGAATGATTTATGTCATTACTTGTACTGATAGAACTCAAAGATTTGATCCCAACACAAGAGTATGGACAACAGTTAATTTGTCTTTTTACATTCCACGGTACGTATATGCTATGTTTGGACGGCTAATTGCGGTTACAGAAAAAAAAATAGAGCAATATGATTGGGAGGGAAATGTGTGGAGAGAATTGGAACTCCTCCCTCAAAAACTTAGGTATATTCAAGTCACAGTGTGGCGTGACCAAATTTTCTTGTGCGGAAATGAGACGACTCCCAAATTTTATATGTATAAGCCTGGAGCAGCTCTATCTCAGAGGTGGATTTCTCTCGATGACCCGAAATTTTCAGTGTACGCGACAGTCAAATCTATTGTCACCATAGATATTTAATATATTGTAGtttgaaagaaatataaaatttaacacatataaattgttttaataatttaagAGATTACAAGAATTTTTCGATGATATACGTCGAGAGACTTCCAGGATCTTCCAAGTATAGCAGGTCCTATTCTACCAGCCTATAAATAAAATTCATCAAAAAATATCTATCAAGGGCTATTGATTGAATATTATACACAATATAGACGATAGTGCCAATGGATCAGCTAGGTTCCATGAGAACTAATCTCCAACATTCAACTTTCAAATGGATGCTGAAAGTCGTCATTAACATCTGTAAATATATGTTCTCTaaattaaaactgaacaaaataCTTATAACATTCTAAGAGCTCTCAGAAACATTTCAACTCCAATAAACTCTTTCAAAGCTGAAATTAGCAGTGATGCCTAAATTAGCAGTGTTTATTTATTTCACTCTTTAAATCTCATTCTTATATATGAGATTTGTAAGCCCTTTTACATTACCATATTGCAGCTAAGTAGATGAAGGACCAAATTCATTTCCAGATTACATAGATCTAGCGTATAAATTTTCAAGAGGCTTGCAAGGCACAATAAAAAATCTAATCGATACCTCTATCATTAATTGAAAAAAAGATATTGCATAGAGAGTCAAGGTCCAGCGGAACCACGAATTGTCTCATTGTAGCGGGATGTATGTTGTTTTCATGTATGAGCCATGTTTTTGGCTAGAAACCAACACATAATATATGATATTGgctaaaaatcttttaaaaaataggTTTCATATCAGAAATGATATaaaatcttttataaaaaataaaaaataaaaaaaataatttatcactttttctttcaagaaaaataaaaaagtttgGATTTAAGAATAATCAATTTTATAATTTAAGTTTTCTATGCTTTGTTACATGTGTACAGTTTTTAATTCTTATATAGAGTAAAATAGTGGTAATCATACAAATTTCAATTTATTAAGTCGAGAAACTTCCTATTACAGTATATATTGATATTAGCCACCCTCTACACACTTTAATCTTGTCAAATGTAGGGAATTGATTTAAGTATTAAATGGACAAGTTAATTCTTCTTACCTATCTTCACATAAAGTCAAGCAAGCAAAACAATAAACATTTGTTTAACAAGGTCACATTGCTACGAAGTTCCTTCCATGTGTTGTTTATGTTCAATAATAAAGTTGGCTGATTCTTGATTATGCTTTACAAAATCTTAATTTGTAGAAATGTTTGTGCATGAAATGATTCTAGTTGAATTGTTTGTAAGCTAAGATTGAAATACAAGATATATTTGATAATTTACTATTCAATTGAATTTCAATCAAGATTTAATGATGGTTAATCTATACGTATTGTGTGTgtaaaaaagtgaaataagtctttAAGCTGTAAGACAcaccacttcaattaagtcattacatgtatggttagatagatataagcatgcataataaaaccataacaaatcaacccattgccttctaagagatgcgagtataagattgctctcggatttgtataagcaataccagtgagcAGACTACaacaagacaaaggatttaatctatatgaggatgagattaagctaaatggatgcaagattatgttagatggatgaatagtaagcaatatggattcaagcaatcatcaaatacgcaaaaagaaattaaactaagatgcaataatctcaaaaagcaagtaCAATATATTAAATGAAtccagagcaaaaagtgtataataacaaatctccagggtgttttgaatgagagttcaaggctgaatttatagagaatcacaagagagatcaacaaaaagtacaatttaggataatttaaataattgagaaatcagattcagttaactttgagatagattccaactATAGTTTagttgaaatgcattcagattataagtttgagttttcaTTAgagataagaattaattaattccatgcacttatgataaaaataggtgattctatgcaattctttgatttattcaagaaaagagtcttttcaatgcaactgaacttcttttttcaaaagctaagttccaattttagagaatgattaaattcgtTTAATTGCTCTTCtgatttcaaattctcaatttagaagaaagaaataatatctcaagtttgatttctctttcaattcaattcttttattttatttccaatttaactcttgctttgcaattaattcctcttttgtaataaattaattccttttttgcatggttaatggcaaatttattagttaattaaatatggaaggatatttcataaattaaaataggataattgagctcaatttgaagaaagaatgagcttttgatgaaaattgctaagtggtccaaattttgtgaaattgaataGCAAAATGATCTTGGATATTGATTTCGAtcatgaaaatggaatcaagatgggcaaattagctaagggtataattttcatgtccattggagcaagttgaaaaattagggttttggctatataagaggtaaaagtgtcattttcaattcattttaaccctcctagtttaaaaattcaaaaagaattttgtgaagaaaaatggtggttcccacccAGGAGCATCGATTCAAGTGCCAGAGACGACATAATCGGCCTcggaactatgagccagtggtaagtgatcgatcttaagccttttaatcatttcatttctgaatttttttgttttttttttgaatttttagccaTGTAAAAGTTAGACTTTGTTGATTTATCGTGCGAGATGGAATCCTATCTCATATGACAAATAAACTGCTATAAATTCTTGTGTCGTTTAAGTTGACTAGTTTTGTCATCCCAAATATACCCTTGTGTCATACGAGAGTATGTTTCACAGACCATTTTGTCATCCTAGGGAATTTATTGTGTCATATCAGACTATTTTTTCATCCTATGCCCAATCCCAATTCATACGAGTTACTGCCTCTTTTGTGTGATGTTGTTTAAGAAATAATGAGCATTTTTTAGGgtgcaaacttgaaaatttgagTTCGCAATTGATtttgttggatttgtgtgatgttttacttctcttatagcattatttgaaatgttttttgatgatctgttgtttgattcttgcaagttCAACTACCTCACgttcttttcagatgtgtctatccaTCGATCATGAAATTAGTTCATGAGTTATCTGATATAGATAGAGAACATATTTATTTGTGTGTGTTGACTCACGTTTTACAGATGCCacatatccatgtgaatcatgggatgctcattgcacttgtagagagattccattatgagcataacatgtttcatttgctagttggggagatgactatcactctcgaggatatatataggattttctggattccatttgctggggataaggtggattatgattcggCACAGCGTCCTGGCCCATTAGCTCCTAGCCAGGTATTCCacgatgcagacattctgacatggTCTATCAGTTGGTATGACATGATGGCTAGGTATACTGATCAATTTTCATTGGCATGCATCCTAGTAGGATTCATCGGTTGTTCTTTTTATGTCGAACAAGGGACAATAGGGTTTCTTATGCAGctggggcaggatgctagagaggGTTGTTGAGCACcctcagagattaggatggggttcttgtattctggcgcacatgtatcgtgagatgcatgagatggTTTACCAGGAAGGGAAGTGTATGGCTTCGGGGTTTTGATTTTACAGGTATGgtttgggagcacctcccagtttgtagaCTGATTGTGAGTGACGCTAGAGATCCACAACAGCCCATTGTATACAAATACTTcggatatgttactcagccccatctgggcaagacagagtaTTGGAGATAGTAGCTAGAGGATCTTATATTTTttatatggagaccttataggggtctTGAGCCTGGGGATGACTAGAGAGTTGTGCACAGAGACCTATTTATGACTCAACCTCTCATTGGCAGATCAGTGATAGTGGTCGAGCAGTTTGTggttactcgagtgatgaggcagtatggtagacctcaggggatgtCGCAGGAGTTTACTGCATACACGCGTTATGCAAAGGaggagagaccacttagctaaatGATGAAATCGTTATTActagtactcgatcagagaaatgatcaaaatgagaccacttagctaagaaatgatgatgcttccgactctcattcagaagataacgagatcattgttaccataccgaaatcactctaaatttacaaaatgcagaatgaaatgcaaaatgagatgcaacctaaatctagtcactggatttgaaattctgaagtttcatcactgagcgttaacaaacatagcaagcagattagagttcctttctttttatgTGAAATATTAactatcttgtccacaatgaccctttttcattcatatccttggatagatttcacagggactcagattgcatgataaagaaattctctcaaaatagacaaagaaatgatgtgaacctccctgcAGCATaaaaataagcggagttgaggtatgtgtcaCGATTTCACCTTGAAGTGAagactcttatcacagacacccaactaattagatCTTTCCAAATAATCGAAATCATTCCGacaagcagaaaacaaaaaaaaattatgcccccaatccttgctcctcttagtcaagatagagttcctcgagttacttagagggataacaATCGAAAACCAATagaaaagatagcacacaaagaaaaattcatgcatagctcaaactgtttagtgatttttttcagtaatgttgttttgcttgtgtactcagtgataaaactcttcagtagttaggagacaggtgcctaactcggagtggacgaccaggtttcattgacataaagttgacttggttgatactggttgggacatgtaatgtgctctatcgattaacctaagactaggacattaatcagtttcaagccatgagggttccagcgAACTAgagtgtcacaaaagtgactgaaatatatgtacaagtgaaagcataGATGCACGAAAGTaggaatgccaacattgcattgatagatggagtgcttgagtacaagaggtgcctgtttgcctggttttcacctgcttggcaaatatctctttttttttttttaccaaggtgcttgtttaccaggttttcaccaaggcattctctctctctttttttttttttttctttttttaggatattttatgatttttatgatttttttcaagacattttttagttgtacaggttgctggagcagagattGCTAagtaaaaaatttcttcaaatggatggtgttaatcggttcatggagttgttctccttttgatgttgagatcTGATAGGCACCCgagccaaagactacagtaatgatgtagggacccagccagttgggtttaaacttccctttgttgtctcgaaactattgattttttggattttctctcagaactagttCACCAGCCTGAAATTCTTGTtatcgaaccttcttgttatatcctctagacattctcttttgatacactctcagatgagcGAATGCCACTTGCCCACGTTCATCTAGCAACTCAAGTTGTTGTAATCTACacattctatagtcttcatcagtaacaagaccttgcaaagaaattcttaaagatggtatttccacttcaataggtaatactgcttcggaccaaaacactaaaggaaaaggtgtagcccttgtaggtgttctaatacttgttctacaGGCCCATAATGCATGATTGAGCTGCAAATACCAATCCTTCCTAGATTCATTCactattctgtgtaagatagtcaataggtttttgttagatgtctcatcttgtccattaccttgagggtaatatactaatgatTTGTGttgtttaattttcaatttctcatagagctcatttagatctttattcttgaattgtcctccattgtcagtcacgatggatgaaggtatctgATAActacaaatgatatagtttaggatgaatagagCTATTTGTTTACCGGTCGCTTtaatgagcggaaccgcttctacccacttagtgaagtagtcAGTTGCAGTTATTATAATcttgtgtctgttggatgatgcaggatatatttgaccaatgagatcaaaggcccattgctgaaaaggccaatgtgtaatgaagggtatgagatcccttgctggagcgtgtatgagatttccatatagttgacacttctcacaatttttagaaaactttatagcgccTTTCTCCacatctggctagtagtagccagcccttagtagtttccaagataaagtaagaccattcaaatgagatccacagataccttcatggacttctgataatgcacatttaaactcttcagtttctagaagcctaagcaaagtactatccaactCTCgcctaaataaatcattagcaatgatgacgtaccatgaagtATTTTTGGTAAGgatccttttctcattatgggtaagattttcagGGATAATCTGGTCACGCAGATAAGAGTAAATTTGGATGTAGCGGGATGAGTCCTGTTCGATAATAGAAGAGACTATACGGGcttaggagaatcataggaagggtaatgtaactcttgcACCaaaaattcaaagtgaaaattagactcttgtaactttggtatggatgccaagatggccatagcatctgctgctctgtttgcagatctaggaatcagttggaatgatacaaaagtaaaatatttcttgagatcatccaccattctcttatacgacatcaatttctcatctcgattctaatacatatgattgatttgattgatgattagctgagaatcttcatagatgtgtaattcgagaaccttccattcgatagctaggttgatcccattcaccaaagcttcatactctgcaatgttgtttgtacaaaggaaaaaaatcttataagccttcaggattgaatacttttgaggagtaataaaaagtattccatcaacagaaccattttgagtgaaagacccatcaaagaaaatcttccaggattgttgagtaaggtgcatttgagattcatctggaaattctatatgcataGGTTgagtatcttcaagtggagcatcaacaagttgatctgcaatcaccTGTCCTTTCATGGCTTTGCGGTCTATATATTCAATAActgtgtaagaaccatgacccattgacccaatcttcctgtaagtgttgatttattgagaagatatttgagcagattaatcttagctactagcttgatggaatgtgctaacatgtagtgtctcaatttttgtgatgcaaagaccaatgccaagcattgtttttctattatagtgtagctcatttcataaggcACCAATGTTTTGTTGATATAATTATTGAATCTTATGCAACTCATGGTCAAGCATCCCAAATTGGTCAACAATAACTCTAGTTAGTgagtcattgtcatcatcattaaAAGTAAAAGGGGAATTATGCTCTATAATGTTAAGTATGTATTGTGTAGTGATTGAGGATTCACCCAAGTTACCATAGAATAGGTTATTCAACCCTATCTCACACCCCTTAGTATTTAAATTTTGGGTagccataagtctataacttcttcttacTAGGATGTTGGATGTAGGTTAAATTGGATGAATAGATTAaacaatacaattttt from Cryptomeria japonica chromosome 3, Sugi_1.0, whole genome shotgun sequence harbors:
- the LOC131074425 gene encoding F-box/kelch-repeat protein At1g15670-like gives rise to the protein MDFLQELPEQIFRDILLRVPYKSQRKIKELLEPAKEMMECSQFYQDKIKFGLAKTYVCLLEEAAITIYDPVGQSSIMRSCIPTGFHLDRKSQIVCAKHKLVLLGLKLNRNYTSTILIYDLLSNTWKQGAQIPTVTNSFACCASPEGSIYVAGGYVGVYADFSSPSRKAAVYKVDEDEWELLPDMHHEISYCGAVFLEGMIYVITCTDRTQRFDPNTRVWTTVNLSFYIPRYVYAMFGRLIAVTEKKIEQYDWEGNVWRELELLPQKLRYIQVTVWRDQIFLCGNETTPKFYMYKPGAALSQRWISLDDPKFSVYATVKSIVTIDI